A window of Littorina saxatilis isolate snail1 linkage group LG7, US_GU_Lsax_2.0, whole genome shotgun sequence contains these coding sequences:
- the LOC138971502 gene encoding prion-like-(Q/N-rich) domain-bearing protein 25: MGANSGNCKTGTSCEGGVCKLEKGGNCTGSNSDKCKSDLVCDSGVCKLSVGGTCSGASTDCIAGTTCDIYICKLEVGGNCAGASYPYCTCGTACETDVCKLDVGQSCASHSSHCRNGSTCDNDVCALELGQNCTGHELNCATGTTCDSTVCKTRAGVTCNTTEDCVSNADCAGVCSCLSGYSQDVGTGVCIKSLAVRVSNSPWILATTLLSTYFFSVLC; encoded by the exons ATGGGAGCTAACTCTGGCAACTGCAAAACCGGAACATCCTGCGAAGGGGGAGTGTGCA AACTTGAAAAGGGAGGCAACTGCACAGGAAGCAACTCAGACAAATGCAAGAGTGATCTGGTCTGTGACAGTGGAGTTTGCA aACTGAGTGTTGGTGGCACCTGCTCTGGGGCATCTACTGACTGTATAGCTGGCACTACCTGCGACATCTATATTTGTA AGCTTGAAGTAGGCGGTAACTGCGCCGGAGCCAGCTATCCTTATTGCACGTGCGGCACAGCGTGTGAGACTGATGTTTGTA agctgGACGTGGGACAATCATGTGCCTCACACAGTAGCCATTGTAGAAATGGAAGTACTTGCGACAACGACGTCTGTG CTCTGGAATTAGGACAGAACTGCACTGGGCATGAACTGAACTGCGCAACAGGGACAACATGTGATTCTACTGTGTGCA AGACCAGAGCTGGAGTCACGTGCAATACGACAGAGGACTGTGTCAGCAACGCCGACTGTGCAGGAGTTTGTTCCTGTCTCTCTGGCTACAGCCAGGATGTCGGCACCGGCGTCTGTATTAAAT CTCTAGCAGTGAGGGTCAGCAACAGCCCGTGGATACTCGCTACTACTCTGCTTTCGACATACTTTTTCAGTGTCCTGTGCTGA